The Babylonia areolata isolate BAREFJ2019XMU chromosome 22, ASM4173473v1, whole genome shotgun sequence genome contains a region encoding:
- the LOC143297376 gene encoding stabilizer of axonemal microtubules 5-like: MTTTSSSKPSHLGPNNFTIGHDHRVTKPSLMSIFKNDYPVHEQYGRADIAKPPRLGDVMHKDERVSERASETVTSYIYRPMAKPVLMDCQNTLRVTNFKMDRDLSKVDSFATTHDHYFQPKYEAQNKKTAKGATTHMSHIPQGDMEKADAPLTNYSENFLGHDPLKHPLIKAPSMHHGGDPTIKGDRRLGHYDTSHTDQFQGTWGAAPATLPAPTGTNVPMGDQDKERIGDTTMKSSFVDQSVKDFTPFDSSAVSQKLRKTNFKLQDGHGEWDDYRSVAAISYPSKFDKTERVGPAKHRNQSDFPVGDRDPSREVERMSSTNYRYYMGNPALGLHNSIVSGANLRTRSNVWFGEPVQGKKFYSTTTADTFDPKSVPYSYNRENLMQKSVVPLDYYKGDVSHETTMGKDYQNPSVPRMIPHEAGMNRIKNSHIFPPLSGKTHFNTTHNDMFTPKTSDKYFFDSGRMQKSSVPLGTFT; the protein is encoded by the exons atgacAACGACCAGCAGTTCCAAGCCCAGCCACCTGGGGCCCAACAACTTCACCATCGGACATGACCACCGGGTGACGAAGCCGTCGCTCATGAGCATCTTCAAGAACGACTACCCTGTGCATGAGCAGTATGGACGTGCAGACATCGCAAAACCTCCTCGTCTTGGTGACGTCATGCACAAAGATGAGCGTGTCAGTGAACGGGCGTCTGAGACG GTGACATCCTATATCTACCGTCCCATGGCTAAGCCAGTGCTAATGGACTGTCAGAACACGCTGCGTGTCACCAACTTCAAAATGGACCGAGATCTCAGCAAAGTGGACTCCTTTGCCACCACACACGATCACTATTTTCAGCCCAAGTATGAGGCTCAG AACAAGAAAACCGCAAAAGGGGCCACAACTCACATGTCCCACATTCCCCAGGGAGACATGGAAAAAGCAGACGCTCCGCTGACCAATTACAGTGAGAACTTCCTGGGCCATGACCCCTTGAAACACCCCCTCATCAAAGCTCCATCAATGCATCATG GTGGAGACCCCACAATCAAAGGCGACAGGCGTCTGGGTCACTACGACACCTCTCACACTGACCAGTTCCAGGGCACATGGGGTGCAGCACCTGCCACCTTGCCTGCA cCCACAGGGACAAACGTTCCCATGGGCGACCAGGACAAGGAGCGAATAGGGGACACCACTATGAAGTCCTCCTTTGTTGACCAAAGCGTCAAGGACTTCACTCCCTTTGACTCAAGCGCGGTGAGTCAGAAGCTGCGGAAGACCAATTTCAAACTGCAGGACGGCCATGGGGAGTGGGACGACTATAGGAGTGTGGCCGCCATTTCCTACCCCTCCAAATTTGACAAAA ccgaGCGAGTAGGACCAGCGAAACATCGCAACCAGAGTGACTTCCCTGTAGGGGATCGGGATCCGTCTCGGGAAGTGGAGCGAATGAGCTCTACGAACTACCGCTACTATATGGGCAAT CCGGCACTGGGACTTCACAACAGCATAGTGTCAGGCGCCAACCTGCGCACTCGCAGCAACGTGTGGTTCGGGGAGCCTGTGCAGGGCAAGAAGTTCTATAGCACCACCACAGCCGACACCTTCGACCCCAAGTCAGTGCCCTACTCCTACAACAGAGAAAACCTCATGCAGAAAAGTGTGGTTCCCCTCGACTATTACA AGGGTGACGTGTCCCATGAGACGACCATGGGCAAAGATTACCAGAACCCCAGCGTGCCACGGATGATTCCCCATGAAGCCGGTATGAACAGG ATCAAGAACTCACACATCTTTCCCCCGCTGAGCGGCAAGACTCACTTCAACACCACCCACAACGACATGTTCACGCCAAAGACGTCTGACAAGTACTTTTTTGACAGCGGCCGCATGCAGAAGAGCTCTGTGCCCCTGGGAACCTTCACGTAA